A genomic region of Deltaproteobacteria bacterium contains the following coding sequences:
- a CDS encoding sulfatase-like hydrolase/transferase — protein sequence MSDRPNFLFIITDQHRADHLGCYGNPVVRTPHIDGLAAAGTRFERFYTATPICMPNRATLMTGRMPSLHGVRHNGIPLSMEATTFTDVMAAAGYHTALIGKCHLQSIKDDLPVVGMPEPDPSRTRPPQHLREARKDVGGRYDQELPSTWARDPEFEPVFPYYGFQHVELCIKHADQVVGHYDRWLRARHPDPASLRGRVHELPGNGYEAPQAWRTRVPEELYPTSYVAERTMAFLEEHARSDRKRPFFLQCSFPDPHHAFTPPGRYWDMYHPEEIALPGSFHHGEQPVMPHLARLYEERDRGEANRDGQRTFAVTAKEVREAIALTYGMITMIDDGIGRIRARLEELGLAEDTVIVFTSDHGDFMGDHQLLLKGALHYRGLVRVPFIWVDPATGTRGVVNPGLCGTLDLASTILGRAGLEGHNGMQGVSLLPAMAGGATGYDSLLIEEHQRRGYMGLPNNFRARTLITPERRLTLYEGAGWGEIYDLDNDPDEMRNLWDEPGARRAELLEALARRMMEFTDTSPLATHHGP from the coding sequence ATGAGCGACAGACCCAATTTCCTTTTCATCATCACCGACCAGCACCGCGCGGACCATCTGGGTTGCTACGGCAATCCGGTGGTGCGGACGCCGCACATCGACGGTCTCGCGGCCGCCGGCACCCGTTTCGAGCGGTTCTACACGGCCACGCCCATCTGCATGCCCAACCGGGCGACGCTGATGACCGGGCGCATGCCGTCGCTTCACGGGGTGCGGCACAACGGCATTCCGCTCTCCATGGAGGCGACGACGTTCACCGACGTCATGGCCGCGGCGGGCTACCACACGGCGCTCATCGGCAAGTGCCACCTCCAGAGCATCAAGGACGACCTCCCGGTCGTCGGTATGCCGGAGCCGGACCCGAGCCGCACCCGGCCGCCGCAACATCTCCGCGAGGCGCGGAAGGACGTCGGCGGGCGTTACGACCAGGAGCTGCCGTCCACCTGGGCACGGGACCCGGAGTTCGAGCCGGTGTTTCCCTACTACGGGTTCCAGCACGTGGAACTGTGCATCAAGCACGCCGACCAGGTGGTGGGGCACTACGACCGCTGGCTGCGCGCGCGTCACCCCGACCCCGCCTCCCTGCGCGGGCGCGTCCACGAGCTTCCCGGCAACGGCTACGAGGCGCCCCAGGCGTGGCGCACCCGCGTGCCGGAAGAGCTCTATCCCACGAGTTACGTGGCCGAGCGCACCATGGCGTTCCTCGAGGAACACGCGCGCTCCGACCGGAAACGTCCGTTCTTTCTCCAGTGCTCGTTCCCGGACCCGCATCACGCGTTCACGCCACCGGGCCGGTACTGGGACATGTACCACCCGGAGGAGATCGCCCTGCCGGGTTCCTTTCACCACGGCGAGCAACCGGTGATGCCACACCTGGCGCGGCTCTACGAGGAACGCGACCGGGGCGAGGCCAACCGCGACGGCCAGCGCACCTTCGCCGTTACCGCCAAGGAGGTGCGCGAAGCCATCGCGCTCACCTACGGCATGATCACCATGATCGACGACGGCATCGGCCGCATCCGTGCGCGGCTTGAGGAACTGGGTCTGGCCGAAGACACGGTGATCGTCTTCACCAGCGACCACGGCGACTTCATGGGCGACCACCAGCTTCTGCTCAAGGGCGCGCTTCACTACCGCGGCCTCGTGCGCGTGCCGTTCATCTGGGTGGATCCCGCGACCGGGACGAGGGGCGTTGTGAACCCGGGGCTGTGCGGCACGTTGGATCTGGCGAGCACCATCCTCGGCCGGGCGGGTTTGGAGGGACACAACGGCATGCAGGGGGTGAGCCTCCTGCCCGCCATGGCCGGCGGCGCCACGGGCTATGACTCGCTGCTCATCGAGGAGCACCAGCGCCGCGGCTACATGGGCCTGCCCAACAACTTCCGCGCGCGCACCCTGATCACGCCGGAGCGCCGGCTGACCCTCTACGAAGGCGCCGGCTGGGGCGAGATCTACGACCTCGACAACGATCCGGACGAGATGCGCAACCTCTGGGAC
- a CDS encoding carboxymuconolactone decarboxylase family protein, whose amino-acid sequence MARIAKIEKREDLSPEHHGVFDAIAESRGQVQGPFPMLLHNPELAGRVAHLGAHVRFEMGLSQKLKELVILTVARELDCGFEWSVHAGHARAAGISDECIEAIRARTEPSGLTEEEDDIRRYARELLRSHRVSDATFAAVEKSFGARGCVELSALVGYYILLACVLNSMEVEPAAGGAELDPS is encoded by the coding sequence ATGGCGCGCATCGCGAAGATCGAGAAAAGGGAAGACCTGAGCCCGGAGCACCACGGGGTGTTCGACGCCATCGCCGAGAGCCGCGGCCAGGTGCAGGGGCCATTTCCCATGCTCCTGCACAACCCGGAGCTGGCCGGCCGCGTGGCCCATCTGGGCGCCCACGTGCGCTTCGAGATGGGACTCTCGCAGAAACTCAAGGAACTGGTGATCCTCACCGTGGCACGGGAGCTGGACTGCGGCTTCGAGTGGTCGGTGCATGCCGGGCACGCCCGCGCCGCGGGAATCTCCGACGAGTGCATCGAGGCCATTCGCGCGCGCACGGAGCCGTCCGGGCTCACCGAGGAGGAGGACGACATCCGTCGCTACGCACGGGAGTTGCTGCGCTCCCACCGCGTCAGCGACGCGACGTTCGCGGCGGTGGAGAAGAGTTTCGGAGCGCGGGGATGCGTGGAACTGTCCGCGCTCGTCGGCTACTATATTCTGCTGGCCTGTGTTCTCAATTCCATGGAGGTGGAGCCGGCCGCGGGCGGCGCCGAGTTGGATCCATCGTGA
- a CDS encoding 4'-phosphopantetheinyl transferase superfamily protein, translating into MTAWPSPGRGVELTRDAVHVWRTATEVSPTRLESFRDVLAPDEHVRAARFLYEEDRRRYTVARGALRLLLGRYLGVEPGSLEFRYGAHGKPSLAQSPGGRDVRFNLSHSHGLALHAFAVGREVGVDVERVRPETDVTGVARHSFSPAEVDALMKLPAGEQREAFFNCWTRKEAFIKAHGEGIALGLSRFDVTLRPGEPAKLLRFDDDPAEAARWSLRALDAGDGYKAALAVEGGGWHLQCWEYPDDRVM; encoded by the coding sequence ATGACTGCCTGGCCGTCTCCGGGACGGGGCGTGGAGCTCACTCGCGACGCGGTCCATGTGTGGCGTACGGCCACGGAGGTCTCGCCGACCCGTCTGGAGTCGTTTCGCGATGTCCTGGCTCCTGACGAGCATGTGCGGGCGGCCAGGTTTCTCTACGAGGAGGACCGGCGGCGCTACACCGTGGCCCGGGGCGCGCTGCGGCTTCTGCTCGGACGGTACCTCGGCGTGGAGCCCGGGTCCCTCGAGTTTCGTTACGGTGCCCATGGCAAGCCGTCGCTGGCGCAAAGCCCCGGTGGCCGCGACGTGCGTTTCAACCTGTCCCATTCCCATGGACTGGCGCTCCACGCCTTCGCCGTGGGCCGCGAGGTCGGCGTCGACGTCGAGCGTGTTCGCCCGGAAACCGACGTGACAGGCGTGGCGCGGCACTCGTTTTCGCCGGCGGAGGTGGATGCCTTGATGAAACTCCCGGCGGGGGAACAGCGCGAAGCCTTTTTCAACTGCTGGACCCGCAAGGAGGCGTTCATCAAGGCCCACGGCGAGGGCATCGCGCTCGGGCTGAGCCGCTTCGACGTGACCTTGCGGCCGGGCGAGCCGGCGAAGTTGTTGCGTTTCGACGACGACCCCGCGGAAGCGGCGCGGTGGTCCCTGCGCGCGTTGGACGCGGGCGACGGTTACAAGGCCGCGCTGGCGGTGGAGGGCGGGGGGTGGCATCTCCAGTGCTGGGAATATCCCGATGACAGGGTTATGTGA
- a CDS encoding MFS transporter, translating into MGERNSGLRAIGRDRLVLLGYVTGGHFAVHWFGQLFPLILEPLKVALRLSYVQVGALTTMRELTTGLVNLPAGLLGDRLARHRTAILSSALLAMGLAYFIFGMASTYLYALVAAGLVGAGIALWHPTAMASLSSRFPEHRATAFAVHGMGATVGDTLTPVVVGLLFVLYPWRPIMALQLVLAVLVGIPLWLGLRGVFRTQAAASGGGGGQAAAVGEFLRNPAFLGMALANGLMNTGRVLVMTFFPLYVIETLGYSYTGVGTYYALLHVMGTVSQPFLGYLSDRLGRKWVLVPAFLMLAVLYTLVPLVDAGIPLGIVVTLIGLFFYTLTNVTAAAIVDVAGSRIQATSLGITFLSNSLFTLPGPVIGGYLVEHYGMGSVFYLCGALLLAAAAVITPLKLYRGWGR; encoded by the coding sequence GTGGGCGAACGAAACAGCGGACTGCGCGCCATCGGCAGGGACAGGCTGGTGCTGCTCGGGTACGTCACCGGCGGGCACTTCGCGGTGCACTGGTTCGGCCAGCTCTTCCCGCTGATCCTGGAGCCCCTCAAGGTGGCCCTGCGTCTGAGCTACGTCCAGGTCGGGGCGCTCACGACCATGCGCGAGCTGACCACCGGACTCGTGAACCTGCCCGCGGGGCTTCTGGGGGACCGGCTGGCGCGCCATCGCACCGCTATCCTGTCCTCGGCCCTCCTCGCCATGGGCTTGGCGTACTTCATCTTCGGCATGGCCTCGACTTACCTGTATGCGCTGGTCGCGGCCGGGTTGGTGGGGGCCGGCATCGCGCTGTGGCATCCCACGGCCATGGCGTCCCTTTCCAGCCGCTTCCCGGAACACCGCGCCACGGCCTTCGCCGTGCACGGCATGGGGGCCACCGTGGGCGACACCCTGACGCCGGTGGTGGTGGGGCTCCTGTTCGTGTTGTATCCGTGGCGTCCCATCATGGCGCTGCAACTCGTTCTGGCGGTGCTGGTGGGCATTCCCCTGTGGCTGGGCTTGCGTGGGGTGTTTCGTACGCAGGCCGCCGCGTCCGGCGGCGGGGGAGGGCAGGCGGCGGCCGTCGGAGAATTCCTGCGCAATCCGGCGTTTCTGGGCATGGCGTTGGCCAACGGCCTGATGAACACCGGCCGCGTCCTGGTGATGACCTTCTTCCCACTCTACGTCATCGAAACCCTCGGCTACTCGTACACCGGAGTGGGCACCTACTACGCGCTGCTGCACGTCATGGGCACGGTGTCCCAGCCGTTCCTCGGTTATCTTTCGGATCGGCTGGGACGGAAGTGGGTGCTGGTGCCGGCGTTCCTGATGCTGGCCGTGCTTTACACGCTGGTCCCCTTGGTGGACGCGGGGATCCCCCTGGGAATCGTGGTGACTCTCATCGGCCTGTTCTTCTACACTCTCACCAACGTCACCGCCGCCGCCATCGTGGATGTGGCCGGCTCGCGCATTCAGGCCACCTCGCTGGGGATCACGTTCCTGTCCAACAGCCTGTTCACCCTGCCCGGACCGGTGATCGGCGGCTACCTGGTGGAGCACTACGGGATGGGCTCGGTGTTCTACCTGTGCGGCGCCCTGCTGCTGGCGGCCGCGGCGGTGATCACGCCGCTGAAGCTCTACCGGGGCTGGGGACGGTGA
- a CDS encoding DUF58 domain-containing protein: MATTEQSYFDPAVLARLSNLHLKARWVVEGVMAGLHRSRAKGFSVEFEQHREYAPGDEIRRIDWKALGKLDRYFIKEYEDESNLKTHLLLDVSGSMDYASGAVTKFQYGCILVASLAYLILRQQDAAGLTTFSDRIDSQLPPKATRGYMVELLQRLEAETTRGDTDVGKVLLEVAGGIRRRGLVVLVSDLLDDAESVLQGLRLFRFKGNDVLVFHIMDETEMTLPFSGNTRFEDIEDPGLRVTADPKAIQAEYRRVVTNHIDTLRSGCHQYAIDYQLVSTATPLDQALVSYLSWRK; encoded by the coding sequence ATGGCCACCACCGAACAAAGCTACTTCGACCCCGCGGTACTGGCGCGGCTGTCGAACCTGCACCTCAAGGCGCGCTGGGTCGTGGAGGGCGTCATGGCGGGGCTCCACCGGAGCCGGGCCAAGGGGTTCAGCGTCGAGTTCGAGCAGCACCGCGAGTACGCTCCGGGGGACGAGATCCGGCGCATCGACTGGAAGGCGCTGGGCAAGCTGGACCGCTACTTCATCAAGGAATACGAGGACGAGAGCAACCTCAAGACGCACCTGCTGCTGGACGTGAGCGGCTCCATGGACTACGCCTCCGGCGCCGTCACCAAGTTCCAGTACGGCTGTATCCTGGTGGCGTCGCTGGCCTACCTGATCCTCCGGCAGCAGGACGCCGCCGGCCTCACCACCTTCTCCGACCGCATCGACTCGCAACTTCCGCCCAAGGCCACCCGCGGCTACATGGTGGAGCTGCTGCAGCGCCTCGAGGCCGAGACCACCCGGGGCGACACCGATGTCGGCAAGGTGCTGCTGGAAGTGGCCGGCGGCATCCGCCGGCGGGGTCTCGTGGTGCTGGTGTCGGATCTGCTGGACGACGCCGAGTCGGTGCTCCAGGGGCTGCGCCTGTTCCGCTTCAAGGGCAACGACGTGCTGGTCTTCCACATCATGGACGAAACGGAGATGACGCTTCCCTTCTCCGGCAACACCCGGTTTGAGGACATCGAGGACCCGGGACTTCGGGTCACCGCCGATCCCAAGGCCATCCAGGCGGAGTACCGCCGGGTCGTGACCAACCACATCGACACGCTGCGGTCGGGATGCCACCAGTACGCCATCGACTATCAACTGGTGTCCACGGCCACGCCGCTGGACCAGGCTCTGGTGAGCTATCTGAGCTGGAGGAAGTAA
- a CDS encoding BatA domain-containing protein, which produces MAFLYPLYLVALAAGVIPLVIHLLNRRQQKRLRFPAVRFVLISQRRVARTYNLRNWLLLAVRTLAVLLLALLLAHPLWETGVGLAARGAPLTTAIIVDNSLSMEVRGDGAPFDEARDAAGLILEALDEGDRAAVIATNPVGSVAPALKTPEEATLKDLDPLAVSAGTADLTGALRTAYRLLRGAGGQKALWVVTDLGVAGWDRLSLPSVGEFDPTVPVKIVTVGAAETPASATIKTLESRTTDVAPGLDLELAATVVNFTAGEIPGVTARLTIDDKVRDEKQVTLPAGAEATVGFRFKLERPGSHSGHVSLHGDGFSGNRRHYFTIHTRDRLNVLLVDGDPQRALVASETFFLSRALNPSGDLANSVLLPEVILAGALGQVNPEGYQVVTLANVPDLPEAFVARLAAFVEGGGGLLLSLGDRVTAAEYNRLLWRGPVPLLPGPLGERRRVPLDQNVGVDALDAAHPALAAFGDKRLLDSLRAARVSSYFEVTPTGGRVVMRLSNGQPLLVEKEVGKGRVLLFTTSVDSAWNNLPLKTGYVPLMQSVVSYMAGGSRGTVDTGITAGESKHWTVAPIHAGLGLRVVDPRRSEKAVTFIALNGKAGGAFHANHFAGIYRVVPHSADMDVAGLYAVNPPVLESRLERMGAEELERKLGPVDHEVMAAGVLSGGGSRTDLALALVVLLMATLLFEGWLGQRNYE; this is translated from the coding sequence CTGGCGTTCCTCTACCCGCTCTACCTCGTGGCCCTGGCGGCGGGCGTGATCCCGCTGGTGATCCACCTGCTCAACCGGCGGCAGCAGAAGCGCCTGCGCTTCCCCGCGGTGCGCTTCGTGCTCATCTCGCAACGGCGCGTGGCGCGCACCTACAACCTGCGCAATTGGCTCCTGCTGGCGGTGCGTACGCTGGCGGTGCTCTTGCTGGCGCTGCTGCTGGCGCATCCCCTGTGGGAGACCGGGGTCGGCCTCGCCGCCCGGGGCGCGCCCCTCACCACCGCCATCATCGTGGACAACTCGCTGAGCATGGAGGTGCGCGGGGACGGTGCCCCCTTCGACGAAGCCAGGGACGCCGCCGGCCTCATCCTGGAGGCGTTGGACGAAGGCGACCGCGCGGCGGTCATCGCCACCAACCCGGTGGGGTCCGTCGCACCGGCCCTCAAGACGCCCGAGGAAGCGACCCTCAAGGATCTGGACCCCCTGGCCGTCAGCGCCGGCACCGCGGACCTCACGGGCGCGCTGCGCACGGCCTATCGGCTCCTGCGCGGGGCCGGCGGGCAGAAAGCGCTGTGGGTGGTCACGGACCTCGGCGTGGCGGGCTGGGACCGGCTGTCCCTGCCGTCCGTAGGCGAGTTCGATCCCACCGTGCCGGTCAAGATCGTCACGGTGGGTGCGGCGGAGACGCCGGCCAGTGCCACCATCAAGACGCTGGAATCGCGCACCACGGACGTGGCCCCGGGACTCGACCTCGAGCTCGCCGCCACGGTGGTGAACTTCACCGCCGGCGAGATCCCGGGCGTCACCGCGCGCCTCACCATCGACGACAAGGTGCGCGACGAGAAGCAGGTGACGCTGCCGGCGGGGGCCGAGGCCACGGTCGGCTTCCGTTTCAAGCTGGAGCGGCCGGGGAGCCATTCCGGCCATGTCTCGCTCCACGGCGACGGATTTTCCGGGAACCGGCGCCACTACTTCACCATCCATACCCGGGACCGCCTTAACGTCCTGCTGGTGGACGGCGATCCCCAGCGCGCCTTGGTGGCGAGCGAGACGTTCTTCCTGAGCCGCGCGCTCAATCCTTCGGGCGACCTGGCGAACTCGGTGCTCCTGCCGGAGGTGATCCTGGCGGGCGCCCTCGGCCAAGTGAACCCCGAAGGCTACCAGGTCGTGACGCTGGCCAACGTGCCGGACCTGCCCGAGGCCTTCGTGGCCCGGCTCGCGGCCTTCGTGGAAGGCGGCGGCGGCTTGCTGCTGTCCCTGGGCGACCGGGTGACCGCGGCGGAGTACAACCGGCTCCTGTGGCGCGGCCCGGTGCCGTTGCTGCCGGGTCCCTTGGGGGAACGGCGGCGCGTGCCCCTGGACCAGAACGTCGGCGTGGATGCGTTGGACGCGGCCCACCCAGCGCTGGCGGCCTTCGGCGACAAGCGCCTGCTGGACTCCCTGCGCGCGGCCAGGGTCTCGTCCTACTTCGAGGTGACGCCCACCGGCGGCCGTGTGGTCATGCGCCTCAGCAACGGGCAACCGCTGCTGGTGGAGAAGGAAGTAGGCAAGGGCCGCGTCCTGCTGTTCACCACGAGCGTGGACAGCGCCTGGAACAACCTGCCGCTCAAGACCGGCTACGTGCCGCTGATGCAGTCCGTGGTCTCCTACATGGCGGGCGGCAGCCGTGGTACCGTGGACACCGGTATCACCGCGGGCGAGAGCAAACACTGGACCGTCGCGCCCATCCACGCGGGCTTGGGCCTTCGGGTGGTCGACCCCAGGCGGTCGGAGAAAGCGGTGACGTTTATAGCGCTCAACGGCAAGGCCGGCGGGGCTTTCCACGCCAACCACTTCGCGGGCATCTACCGGGTGGTGCCGCATTCGGCCGACATGGACGTGGCCGGGCTGTACGCGGTGAACCCGCCGGTTCTCGAATCGCGCCTCGAGCGCATGGGCGCCGAGGAACTGGAACGGAAACTCGGCCCGGTCGACCACGAGGTCATGGCGGCGGGCGTCCTGTCCGGGGGCGGCAGCCGCACGGATCTTGCACTGGCCCTGGTGGTGTTGCTCATGGCGACGCTGCTGTTCGAGGGCTGGCTGGGACAACGAAACTATGAATAG
- a CDS encoding DUF4159 domain-containing protein — protein MNRRRFLQGLVGTAAGAAWGLPAMPAAAQSPAAGQANRRIQFVFAQVRYRGGDWDPRPRATTPMMEELMRRTSVEAEKERRVVALTDRELFSYPFLYMAGKYDFQPFSESEVENLRRFLSFGGFLLADNTLGQLGYGFDRRFRAEMKRVFPEQEMQKVPLTHALLRSYYLIRSIGGRVATSSYLEGIHLGETTPVVYCHNDLAGAWERDGLGRWSHPCVPNGEAQRRDAFHLGVNLILYSMTGNYKQDLIHVPFIRRRLTQ, from the coding sequence ATGAATAGGCGAAGGTTCCTGCAAGGTCTCGTGGGAACGGCGGCGGGTGCCGCCTGGGGACTGCCGGCGATGCCCGCGGCGGCGCAATCGCCCGCGGCGGGTCAAGCCAACCGTCGCATCCAGTTCGTCTTCGCGCAGGTGCGCTACCGCGGCGGCGACTGGGACCCGCGGCCCCGCGCCACCACTCCGATGATGGAAGAGCTGATGCGCCGCACCAGCGTGGAAGCGGAGAAGGAGCGGCGCGTGGTCGCCCTCACCGACCGGGAGCTGTTCTCGTACCCCTTCCTCTACATGGCCGGCAAGTACGACTTTCAGCCGTTCTCGGAGAGCGAGGTGGAGAACCTGCGGCGCTTCCTCTCCTTTGGCGGCTTCCTGCTCGCCGACAACACCCTCGGACAACTGGGGTACGGCTTCGACCGGCGCTTCCGCGCGGAGATGAAGCGCGTGTTCCCGGAGCAGGAAATGCAGAAGGTGCCGCTGACCCACGCGCTCCTGCGGAGCTACTACCTGATACGCAGTATCGGTGGACGCGTCGCCACAAGCTCCTATCTGGAGGGTATCCACCTCGGAGAGACCACGCCGGTGGTCTATTGCCACAACGACCTGGCCGGCGCCTGGGAACGCGACGGACTGGGGCGCTGGAGCCACCCCTGCGTTCCCAACGGCGAGGCGCAACGGCGCGACGCGTTCCATCTCGGCGTCAACCTCATCCTCTACTCCATGACCGGCAACTACAAGCAGGACCTGATCCACGTGCCGTTCATACGACGACGGCTGACACAATGA
- a CDS encoding glutamine amidotransferase, which translates to MTGISDIVLGGGVPWWLAAGLALAAAGFLVHQFRFLLRSLGLGKASLLTLLRGLVYALLLLFLLGPARTVEDPTSLRRPLVVLLDSSESMKLESGEDGATRLDAAKEALGAAGLTRGLAGNYDIKFYAYDRETTPLESDALDGVSAAGEASRLFHALRQVDENEPDAAGVVVASDGIVNPPDALDGFTGHPRPVMAIGVGATEGFRDLRITGLRTPEMAFRGRATAIEFTIQAFGMAGVQVPLYFNLGRNLISTHPITIDRDAYENRVTLNYTPRELGTHGFTLTLPEQAGESIARNNRKAFRMEVRRDKLRVLTLSGSPSWNYRFLRFALKQDPFLELVSFVFLRTPNDVVDVRENEMSLIPFPIDEIFLEELKNFDVLILDDFSHRTYFNPLYFENIRDFVRDGGGLAMLGGARAFDRGGYHQTALSTVLAVKLDGRGAFRTGVAARPGLTQAGKAHPLTRVFADPAANEEAWSTLPPLTTLNEVAQADGEVLLSAEVRGRQMPLLTVRRYHEGRSLAFTSDDLWRWNFDAVGRNQNPQLHLKLIRNSVRWLAREPAFNQVQILAVGGSRQPGEKHEFRVRVLRDDHTPAKDPVLQVVVTGPEGEQSPLEASPTDQPGEYRAEFTPRVEGSHRIVARAAAAGQPLGSAAHNFLVALPSEENDDGRPRPELLQAVATRSQGLFVPAASLTDAHWSEFEQLMEQATPSRIVARSRVALWNEPLLFALAVLLLGAEWWLRRTWGLV; encoded by the coding sequence ATGACAGGGATATCGGACATCGTTCTCGGCGGCGGGGTTCCGTGGTGGCTGGCGGCAGGGCTGGCGCTGGCGGCCGCGGGCTTTCTGGTGCATCAGTTCCGGTTTCTGCTCCGAAGCCTGGGGCTCGGCAAGGCGTCGCTGCTGACGCTCCTGCGGGGTCTGGTCTACGCGCTGCTGCTGCTGTTTCTCCTGGGACCGGCGCGCACGGTGGAGGACCCCACGTCGTTGCGGCGTCCACTGGTGGTGCTCCTGGACTCCTCCGAGAGCATGAAGCTGGAGTCGGGCGAAGATGGCGCCACCCGGCTGGACGCGGCCAAGGAAGCCCTTGGGGCGGCGGGGCTTACGCGCGGGCTGGCCGGAAACTACGACATCAAGTTCTACGCCTACGACCGCGAGACCACCCCCCTGGAGTCGGACGCCCTCGACGGAGTCAGCGCCGCGGGCGAGGCCAGCCGTTTGTTTCACGCGTTGCGGCAGGTGGACGAGAACGAACCGGACGCCGCCGGCGTCGTGGTCGCGTCCGACGGCATCGTCAACCCGCCCGATGCCCTCGACGGGTTCACCGGCCACCCGCGGCCCGTCATGGCCATCGGCGTGGGCGCGACAGAGGGCTTCAGGGACCTGCGCATCACCGGCCTGCGCACGCCCGAGATGGCCTTCCGCGGGCGCGCCACCGCCATCGAGTTCACCATCCAGGCCTTCGGCATGGCCGGGGTCCAGGTGCCCCTCTACTTCAACCTGGGGCGGAACCTGATCTCCACCCACCCCATCACCATCGACCGCGACGCCTACGAGAACCGTGTCACGCTGAACTACACGCCGCGCGAGCTGGGAACCCACGGTTTCACCCTGACGCTGCCGGAACAGGCCGGCGAGAGCATCGCCCGCAACAACCGCAAGGCGTTCCGCATGGAGGTGCGGCGCGACAAGCTCCGGGTGCTGACCCTGTCCGGATCGCCCTCGTGGAATTACCGCTTCCTGCGTTTCGCGCTGAAGCAGGACCCGTTCCTGGAGCTGGTGTCGTTCGTCTTCCTGCGCACCCCCAACGACGTGGTGGACGTGCGCGAGAACGAGATGAGCCTGATCCCGTTCCCCATCGACGAGATCTTCCTCGAAGAGCTGAAGAACTTCGACGTGCTGATTCTCGACGACTTCTCGCATCGCACCTACTTCAACCCGCTCTACTTCGAGAACATCCGGGACTTCGTGCGCGATGGCGGCGGCCTCGCCATGCTCGGCGGCGCGCGCGCGTTCGACCGCGGCGGTTACCACCAGACGGCCCTCAGCACCGTGTTGGCGGTGAAGCTCGACGGCCGCGGCGCCTTCCGCACCGGTGTGGCCGCGCGTCCCGGCCTGACGCAGGCAGGCAAGGCGCACCCCCTGACGCGGGTCTTCGCCGACCCCGCCGCCAACGAGGAGGCCTGGAGCACGCTGCCGCCGCTGACCACGCTCAACGAGGTGGCGCAGGCCGACGGCGAGGTGCTGCTGTCGGCGGAGGTGCGCGGGCGGCAGATGCCGCTGCTGACCGTGCGCCGGTACCACGAAGGGCGTTCGCTGGCGTTCACCAGCGACGACCTGTGGCGCTGGAACTTCGACGCGGTGGGGCGCAACCAGAACCCGCAACTCCACCTGAAGCTGATCCGCAACAGCGTTCGCTGGCTTGCGCGGGAGCCCGCCTTCAACCAGGTGCAGATCCTCGCGGTGGGCGGCTCCCGGCAGCCCGGAGAAAAGCACGAGTTCCGCGTCCGGGTGTTGCGCGACGATCACACCCCGGCCAAGGATCCGGTACTCCAGGTGGTCGTGACCGGGCCGGAAGGCGAGCAGTCGCCACTGGAAGCGTCGCCCACCGACCAGCCCGGCGAGTACCGCGCCGAGTTCACGCCGCGCGTGGAGGGCTCCCACCGCATCGTGGCGCGCGCGGCGGCGGCGGGACAGCCCCTGGGGAGCGCCGCCCACAACTTCCTCGTGGCGCTGCCGTCGGAGGAGAACGACGACGGCAGGCCGCGGCCGGAGCTGCTGCAAGCCGTGGCCACGCGCAGCCAGGGGCTGTTCGTCCCCGCCGCATCCTTGACCGACGCCCACTGGTCGGAGTTCGAGCAGTTGATGGAGCAGGCCACGCCGTCCCGTATCGTGGCGCGAAGCCGCGTGGCCTTGTGGAACGAGCCGCTCCTGTTCGCGCTGGCGGTGCTGTTGCTGGGCGCGGAATGGTGGCTGCGGCGCACCTGGGGGCTGGTGTGA